The Paenibacillus tianjinensis genome has a window encoding:
- a CDS encoding TetR/AcrR family transcriptional regulator: MPKIVDHSERKSHIAEATWRVIMNQGMKGATVRNIAQEAGVSLGALRHYFTTQQELLAFAMNLVKERANARIEAVISLGLPPKELVTRALMEMLPLDESTMAEMEVWFAFIFHLRNAEGGHSGLNDGVYPGICKLVDHLDEQGLLRQGLDKDNEAERLYALVDGLALHAMLEPGRIDKQRIIRVLNSHMDSICRE, encoded by the coding sequence ATGCCAAAAATTGTTGATCATTCAGAGCGGAAATCGCATATTGCAGAGGCGACCTGGCGCGTCATTATGAATCAGGGGATGAAGGGGGCCACTGTACGTAACATTGCGCAGGAAGCAGGCGTGTCTCTGGGAGCTTTACGCCATTATTTCACTACGCAGCAGGAGCTGCTTGCCTTTGCCATGAATCTTGTGAAGGAACGGGCCAACGCCAGGATCGAAGCCGTTATCAGTCTCGGCCTGCCGCCTAAAGAGCTGGTCACCAGGGCACTGATGGAGATGCTGCCTTTGGACGAGAGCACCATGGCTGAAATGGAGGTATGGTTCGCGTTTATCTTTCATCTCAGGAATGCGGAGGGGGGGCATAGCGGGCTGAACGACGGGGTCTACCCAGGTATATGCAAGCTCGTGGACCATCTGGACGAGCAGGGCTTATTGAGACAGGGGCTGGATAAGGACAATGAAGCGGAGCGGCTGTATGCCTTGGTCGATGGACTGGCCCTGCATGCCATGCTGGAGCCTGGGCGGATAGACAAGCAGCGGATCATCCGCGTGCTGAACAGCCATATGGATTCTATCTGCAGGGAATAG
- a CDS encoding SGNH/GDSL hydrolase family protein encodes MEDNYSTITGDTAAGPKAPKDPTPRRNGFYVLFETDVEATARAEGKPSQEIYLEGSYLTDKARYIGGVTDEHMLELLRSWSGFRKLVHSIGVAVKVKNKQSEVSFLLQNWGKTNKYVTGSSLRIPCPGDGTEVILTLEDFVWSVDDEAPGKFAFEFNHPGELATASIIFYLNDGYSVPELTAETPVPFGSDEYHGMIAKSLMHSGNNRRLKSAINKALRGEEVTIAYIGGSITQGAGAKPIHTECYAYQSYLGFKEQFGKDGGENIHFVKAGVGGTPSELGVIRYERDILREGSVVPDIVIVEFAVNDEGDETKGNCYESLCLKILSADNQPAVILLFSVFVNDWNLQERLSPVGLRYNLPMVSVKDAVSEQFKLTKAEGNIISKRQFFYDIYHPTNDGHRVMADCLTYLFSETRKAEMDSTDISLDQPPVIGNDYTGIRLLDRITPMDVAKIELGGFTELDTELQMVEMDANPYVTAEFPHNWMHPASSGTAGFNLTITSRILVLIFKDSGSPEFGKANIYVDGNLVITADPHENNWTHCNPVILYQNENSREHTIEISMAPGDEDKCFTILGFGYC; translated from the coding sequence ATGGAAGACAATTACAGTACTATAACAGGTGATACAGCCGCTGGTCCCAAAGCCCCTAAGGACCCCACCCCGCGGAGAAACGGGTTCTACGTGCTGTTCGAGACAGACGTGGAAGCTACGGCGCGGGCCGAAGGCAAACCCTCTCAAGAGATTTATCTGGAAGGCAGCTATCTGACGGACAAAGCCAGGTATATTGGCGGCGTAACGGATGAGCATATGCTTGAGCTGCTGAGAAGCTGGAGCGGTTTCCGTAAGCTGGTGCACAGTATCGGTGTGGCTGTAAAAGTGAAGAACAAGCAGTCGGAGGTCTCTTTTCTGCTGCAGAATTGGGGGAAGACCAATAAGTATGTAACCGGTAGCAGTCTGCGGATTCCCTGCCCCGGCGATGGAACGGAGGTCATTCTAACACTGGAGGACTTCGTATGGTCCGTAGATGATGAGGCTCCCGGCAAGTTTGCTTTTGAATTCAACCATCCGGGCGAGCTGGCTACGGCGAGCATCATCTTTTATCTGAATGACGGTTATTCTGTACCAGAGCTGACGGCTGAAACACCGGTTCCTTTCGGCTCGGACGAATACCATGGGATGATCGCGAAGTCCCTGATGCATTCAGGGAATAATCGAAGATTGAAGTCTGCTATAAACAAAGCGTTACGGGGCGAGGAAGTCACGATTGCCTATATCGGAGGTTCGATTACGCAGGGCGCGGGAGCCAAGCCGATACATACGGAGTGTTATGCCTATCAATCCTATTTGGGCTTTAAGGAGCAGTTCGGTAAAGATGGTGGAGAGAATATCCATTTTGTAAAAGCCGGAGTAGGCGGCACACCGTCCGAGCTCGGCGTTATCCGTTATGAACGGGATATTCTCCGGGAGGGCTCCGTGGTACCGGACATCGTAATCGTGGAATTTGCCGTGAACGACGAAGGCGATGAAACGAAGGGGAATTGTTACGAAAGCCTATGCCTGAAAATCCTGTCCGCAGACAACCAGCCGGCTGTCATTCTGCTGTTCAGCGTGTTTGTGAATGACTGGAACCTGCAGGAACGGCTCTCCCCTGTCGGACTGCGTTATAATCTTCCGATGGTCAGTGTAAAGGACGCCGTATCCGAGCAATTCAAGCTGACCAAGGCGGAGGGGAACATCATCTCGAAACGGCAATTTTTCTATGATATCTATCATCCTACCAATGACGGCCACCGGGTTATGGCCGATTGCCTGACTTATCTGTTCTCCGAAACCCGTAAGGCTGAAATGGATAGCACTGATATTAGTCTGGATCAGCCGCCGGTGATCGGGAATGATTACACGGGCATCCGACTGCTGGACCGGATCACCCCGATGGACGTTGCGAAGATAGAACTAGGCGGTTTCACGGAGCTGGATACCGAGCTGCAGATGGTAGAAATGGATGCCAACCCTTACGTTACAGCGGAATTTCCGCATAACTGGATGCATCCAGCCTCGTCAGGTACTGCGGGCTTCAACCTGACGATCACCAGCAGAATCCTGGTCCTGATCTTCAAGGATTCCGGCAGCCCTGAATTCGGTAAGGCAAATATTTATGTGGACGGCAATCTGGTGATTACCGCGGACCCGCACGAGAACAACTGGACACACTGCAATCCGGTCATCCTTTATCAGAATGAGAACAGCCGGGAGCATACGATCGAAATCTCGATGGCCCCCGGGGATGAGGACAAATGCTTTACAATACTGGGCTTTGGGTATTGTTGA
- a CDS encoding glycosyl hydrolase 115 family protein, whose translation MILVKQGEAAKIYLDPTAKEYDGLRRVAGSFAEDINLVTGATPEIITRKEQLGSTAVIAGAVGGNDLIDTLIEAGKLDVTSIRNKRECYIIRLVEQPADGVDQALVIAGSDKRGTIYGIYTLSELIGVSPWVYFADVLPEKKPLLEIPDHLLNRASKEPSVKYRGIFLNDDWPSLGSWVTGAFGDFNEDFYDKVFELILRLKGNYLWPAMWSAEFSLNGKSHPLANARHAEEYGIVMGTSHHEPLFRAGSEWQKVYEQYGTSNLWDFARNRQAITAFWEDGIKRNKDYSNLITLGMRGESDSALEGSDRENIELLKDIIRTQKALLKKYNLEHAPQILAVYKEVEKYWYGSDEVEGLKEWDVLNDVTILLADDNFGNLRKIPAGEEQQRSAGWGMYYHFDYHGGPHSYEWLNTSPLEKTWEQMCMAFDYGIRDVWIVNVGDLKPMELPISYFLDLAYDFEAWGTGAINRTAEYTLRWTRQQFGHITDPETISGIAQVLSDYTRMNGRRKPEIIRSFTFSLVHYHEARRVLQQAVRLEEAAQKYEKLIPDSHKDTYYQLVYFPAAASANVVKMQIYAGLSQLFAERGSVLANTYAKRVNEAVERDKQLELVYNNGISGGKWRGMMSSAHVGYVNWDAEGWSYPEAKTIAPVKGSQMIVSVEGTEQGYRSGTASLPEFTNLCRESCGITISNGGDTGFDYEAVSSTEWIRLDKPSGWVEEGETIAVSVDCEKIGESASGEITITGAGGTVKVTAAAVWMDVREVPPLTFIETHNVISIEAEHTLRRVAKSGVEWKTIENYGRTLSSVKMYPDGVSFQQPEHAPYLEYSVLVTRNGEYSLTSYLAPTNHLSLTSGLKYAAGFDNGTPVIADALPADYEGGNHDNAAWCQAVMDNIHTMTTRYTLTKGIHTLRFYGLDAGLVLQKLVLSAVPLPYSYLGPEESFYTGQPEQ comes from the coding sequence ATGATACTTGTGAAGCAAGGGGAAGCCGCAAAGATATACCTGGACCCTACGGCAAAGGAGTATGACGGTTTGAGAAGAGTGGCCGGGTCTTTTGCAGAAGATATAAATTTGGTGACCGGGGCCACACCTGAAATCATCACCCGGAAAGAGCAGCTTGGCAGCACTGCGGTTATTGCAGGAGCAGTCGGCGGTAATGACCTTATCGATACATTGATTGAGGCGGGTAAGCTGGACGTAACATCCATCCGGAATAAAAGGGAGTGTTACATCATTCGGCTGGTCGAACAGCCGGCTGATGGGGTGGATCAGGCGCTGGTTATTGCGGGAAGCGATAAACGGGGCACAATTTACGGCATTTATACTCTCTCCGAACTGATCGGTGTCAGCCCGTGGGTGTACTTTGCGGACGTGCTCCCGGAGAAGAAACCACTGCTGGAAATTCCCGATCATCTCCTGAACAGGGCTTCCAAAGAGCCTTCTGTGAAATACAGAGGTATTTTCCTGAATGATGATTGGCCGTCTCTGGGCTCTTGGGTTACCGGGGCTTTTGGCGACTTCAACGAAGATTTCTACGACAAGGTATTCGAGCTGATCCTCAGATTGAAGGGGAACTACCTGTGGCCGGCTATGTGGAGCGCCGAATTCAGTTTGAACGGCAAGAGCCACCCGCTGGCGAACGCCAGGCATGCGGAAGAATACGGCATCGTTATGGGCACATCTCATCATGAACCGCTGTTCAGGGCAGGCAGTGAATGGCAGAAGGTGTATGAGCAGTACGGGACAAGTAATCTGTGGGATTTTGCCCGGAACAGGCAGGCTATTACTGCTTTTTGGGAGGACGGAATCAAGAGAAATAAAGATTACTCCAACCTGATCACACTAGGGATGCGGGGTGAGAGCGATTCTGCACTGGAGGGCTCTGACCGGGAAAATATAGAGCTGCTGAAGGATATCATCCGCACGCAGAAAGCGCTTTTGAAGAAATATAATCTCGAACATGCGCCGCAAATTCTCGCTGTCTATAAGGAAGTGGAGAAATACTGGTACGGTTCTGACGAGGTAGAGGGCCTCAAGGAATGGGATGTGCTGAACGATGTGACGATTCTACTGGCTGATGATAACTTCGGCAATCTCCGCAAAATCCCGGCGGGTGAAGAGCAGCAGCGCAGCGCCGGGTGGGGGATGTATTACCATTTTGACTATCACGGAGGTCCGCATTCCTATGAATGGCTGAATACGAGCCCGCTTGAGAAGACCTGGGAGCAAATGTGTATGGCCTTTGATTACGGCATCCGTGACGTGTGGATCGTCAATGTCGGGGATTTGAAGCCGATGGAGCTGCCGATCTCTTACTTTTTGGACTTGGCCTATGACTTTGAGGCTTGGGGCACAGGTGCAATCAACCGGACAGCCGAATATACCTTGCGTTGGACCCGGCAGCAGTTCGGACATATCACAGACCCGGAGACAATCTCCGGGATCGCGCAGGTACTCTCGGATTACACAAGAATGAATGGACGGCGCAAACCGGAAATTATTAGGTCCTTCACCTTCAGCCTTGTCCATTATCATGAGGCCCGGAGAGTCCTGCAGCAGGCGGTCAGGCTTGAGGAAGCAGCCCAAAAATACGAGAAGCTCATTCCGGACAGCCACAAAGATACGTATTATCAGCTTGTTTATTTCCCGGCGGCAGCTTCAGCCAATGTGGTTAAAATGCAGATTTACGCCGGACTTAGCCAGCTGTTCGCTGAGCGGGGCAGTGTCCTGGCCAATACCTATGCCAAACGAGTTAACGAAGCGGTAGAGCGGGATAAGCAGCTGGAGCTCGTCTATAATAACGGGATTTCCGGAGGGAAATGGCGGGGGATGATGAGCTCCGCACATGTGGGTTATGTCAACTGGGACGCGGAAGGCTGGAGCTATCCCGAAGCCAAGACCATTGCACCTGTCAAAGGCTCACAGATGATTGTCAGTGTTGAGGGAACAGAGCAAGGCTATAGGTCCGGTACAGCGAGTCTGCCGGAATTTACGAATCTGTGCAGAGAGAGCTGCGGAATTACGATCAGCAATGGCGGAGATACGGGATTTGACTATGAGGCGGTCAGCAGCACGGAGTGGATCAGGCTGGATAAGCCCAGCGGCTGGGTTGAGGAAGGGGAGACAATTGCTGTCTCTGTAGATTGTGAGAAAATTGGGGAGTCAGCAAGCGGTGAGATTACCATTACCGGTGCAGGGGGAACGGTCAAAGTGACTGCTGCAGCTGTCTGGATGGACGTTCGGGAAGTGCCGCCGCTGACCTTCATTGAAACACACAACGTAATTTCTATTGAAGCGGAGCATACGCTTCGCCGTGTAGCGAAGTCCGGGGTCGAATGGAAGACCATTGAAAACTACGGGCGTACCTTATCTTCAGTGAAAATGTATCCGGACGGCGTGTCCTTTCAACAACCGGAACATGCGCCATACCTAGAATACTCGGTACTGGTGACGCGGAACGGGGAGTATAGCCTGACTTCGTATCTTGCCCCGACGAATCATCTGTCACTGACCAGCGGACTGAAATATGCGGCAGGCTTTGATAACGGGACACCGGTTATTGCTGACGCGCTGCCGGCGGACTATGAGGGTGGCAATCATGATAATGCAGCCTGGTGCCAGGCCGTGATGGACAATATTCATACCATGACTACCCGCTATACCTTGACCAAGGGTATTCATACTCTCCGGTTCTACGGCTTAGATGCCGGTCTGGTCTTACAAAAGCTGGTGCTGTCTGCTGTCCCGCTCCCTTATTCGTACCTGGGTCCGGAGGAGAGCTTTTATACAGGACAGCCCGAGCAATAG
- a CDS encoding helix-turn-helix transcriptional regulator: MDINKYEHLVPNVFLFVDRRCFPDWEIGRSTIDFHDLTFIVEGKSNYYINGEKFTVEAGDMLYAPSGSIRQAHTFKEAPMHSFAFNFVWEGADNHVQLPFGTVTKNWRTKELLEDIREFSHVWMDKQPFYKMKARAIFQLIIYRLLCIAHHQQAPLVDPRIQKAIAYIMDHYAKDITIHELAGLVGLNPEYLGKLFKQNTGSTCKEFLNRVRVNNAEMILTAGGFNVSEVAEHCGYHDAAYFSNVFKSIKGYPPSSVLR; encoded by the coding sequence ATGGACATTAACAAATATGAGCATCTGGTTCCAAACGTCTTTCTGTTCGTGGACCGCAGATGCTTCCCGGACTGGGAAATTGGCCGGAGTACCATCGATTTCCATGATCTTACCTTCATCGTTGAAGGGAAATCCAACTACTACATAAACGGAGAGAAATTCACCGTGGAAGCAGGCGATATGCTCTATGCCCCTTCCGGCAGCATTCGGCAAGCGCATACCTTCAAGGAGGCGCCTATGCATTCCTTTGCCTTTAACTTTGTCTGGGAAGGTGCGGACAACCATGTGCAGCTTCCATTCGGGACGGTCACCAAGAACTGGAGGACCAAAGAGCTCCTGGAGGATATCCGGGAATTCTCGCATGTCTGGATGGACAAACAGCCCTTCTACAAAATGAAGGCCCGGGCCATCTTTCAGCTGATTATATACCGACTGCTCTGTATCGCCCACCATCAGCAGGCCCCGCTGGTAGATCCCCGAATCCAAAAGGCAATAGCCTATATCATGGATCATTATGCAAAGGATATCACCATACATGAACTTGCCGGTTTGGTTGGCCTGAATCCCGAGTACCTGGGCAAGCTGTTCAAGCAGAACACCGGCTCCACCTGCAAAGAATTCCTCAACCGGGTACGGGTGAACAACGCCGAGATGATTCTGACGGCAGGCGGCTTCAATGTATCCGAAGTAGCGGAGCACTGCGGCTATCATGACGCCGCGTATTTCAGCAATGTCTTTAAAAGTATCAAGGGTTATCCGCCGTCATCCGTATTGAGATAA
- a CDS encoding low temperature requirement protein A, which produces MTEKKVTWLELFYDLLFVAAVSKASHVLLHVEDETLSLETLGKFVLIFIPIWWAWVGQTLFINRFGQDSVFHRIFLIIQLFFVLIMTASLSVDFDATYHSFLIGYIGLRAMTAVQYHYAHAKEEGHLRATARYFGTRFWIGLAISACSLFFDSWVRYAVLYAGIALDIILPLTGRKILLKTPTNTHHLLERFSLFALILLGESVVSTLAVLQSSTWTPQSVVFAALTFVLIIAMWWQYYDNLEKKVDKHVRTAGQTIIYGHLFIFLSLCTIAATIQLLFLNKLHYELMLNLFFGSVALYFASTTLVFHVYRHKQHRLGIFQLSLLAALLAGLYILDRVFHVSNVLMMGEMALFFAVYAKITT; this is translated from the coding sequence ATAACCGAAAAGAAAGTAACCTGGCTGGAGCTGTTCTATGATCTTCTGTTTGTCGCTGCCGTATCTAAAGCAAGCCATGTGCTGCTTCATGTAGAGGACGAGACTCTCTCTCTTGAGACACTGGGCAAATTCGTACTGATCTTCATCCCGATCTGGTGGGCCTGGGTGGGGCAGACACTGTTTATAAACCGTTTTGGGCAGGATAGTGTCTTCCACCGGATCTTTTTGATCATCCAATTATTTTTCGTGCTGATTATGACGGCAAGTCTGTCCGTGGATTTCGATGCCACCTATCATTCATTTCTGATCGGCTACATCGGACTCCGTGCGATGACCGCGGTTCAGTATCATTACGCGCACGCTAAGGAAGAAGGCCATTTGCGGGCTACTGCCCGCTATTTCGGGACCCGTTTTTGGATTGGGCTGGCCATCTCCGCCTGCTCTCTCTTCTTTGATTCATGGGTGCGTTATGCCGTGCTATACGCCGGAATCGCCCTCGACATTATCCTGCCATTAACCGGGAGAAAAATCCTGCTGAAGACCCCAACGAACACGCATCATCTGTTGGAGCGTTTCTCTCTGTTCGCGCTAATTTTGCTCGGTGAATCTGTGGTCAGTACCCTCGCCGTACTGCAATCCAGCACCTGGACCCCGCAGTCCGTGGTCTTTGCTGCGTTGACCTTTGTACTCATCATAGCAATGTGGTGGCAGTATTATGACAATCTGGAAAAGAAGGTGGATAAGCATGTCCGTACCGCCGGGCAGACCATCATCTACGGACATCTGTTCATCTTTCTGTCGCTATGTACCATCGCCGCAACCATTCAGCTCCTGTTCCTGAACAAACTTCATTATGAGCTGATGTTGAATCTGTTCTTCGGCTCGGTAGCACTCTATTTTGCATCTACTACCCTCGTTTTCCATGTCTACAGGCACAAGCAGCACCGGCTGGGAATCTTTCAACTGTCACTCCTGGCAGCGCTTCTGGCCGGATTATACATCCTGGATAGGGTGTTTCATGTTTCCAATGTGCTGATGATGGGGGAAATGGCGCTGTTCTTTGCGGTATATGCCAAGATTACGACATGA
- a CDS encoding ferredoxin has product MILFASVNQEECIACGACNSAAPDIFDLDDSGIATVVFAGDNNRGVTAIAEELQEELQEAFDSCPTQCIQLAESPFA; this is encoded by the coding sequence ATGATCTTATTTGCCAGTGTTAATCAGGAAGAATGCATCGCCTGCGGTGCCTGTAACTCAGCTGCTCCGGATATTTTTGATTTGGATGATAGTGGAATCGCTACCGTGGTTTTTGCAGGTGACAACAACCGCGGTGTTACAGCCATTGCAGAAGAGCTGCAGGAAGAGCTGCAGGAGGCTTTTGACAGCTGCCCTACCCAATGCATCCAGCTTGCTGAATCACCGTTTGCATAA
- a CDS encoding GNAT family N-acetyltransferase: MANDHNVTYKLRLMEKQDALEIGKWKYEPPYSLYNSSDDQESLEELLDGSYYAAITPEYGLTGFFCYGRNAQVPGGLKQGLYTGDNVLDIGLGLKPEYTGTGLGRGFLQAGIQFAESAFAPEKFRLTVAAFNQRAIALYSHAGFRTLGSFIKINGESQMEFLVMER; this comes from the coding sequence ATGGCAAACGATCATAATGTAACCTATAAGCTTAGGCTGATGGAGAAACAGGATGCACTTGAGATTGGAAAATGGAAATATGAGCCGCCGTACTCCCTATACAATTCATCGGATGACCAGGAGAGCCTGGAAGAACTGCTGGACGGTTCCTATTACGCAGCAATCACACCTGAATATGGGCTGACCGGATTTTTCTGTTATGGAAGAAACGCACAAGTTCCTGGCGGACTGAAACAGGGCTTATACACAGGTGACAACGTACTTGACATTGGCCTCGGGCTAAAGCCGGAATACACGGGCACAGGGCTGGGCAGGGGATTCCTGCAGGCGGGTATTCAGTTCGCAGAAAGTGCTTTTGCTCCGGAGAAGTTCAGGCTGACCGTAGCTGCATTCAACCAAAGAGCCATTGCTTTATATAGCCATGCGGGATTTAGGACTCTGGGCAGTTTCATCAAAATAAATGGAGAGAGTCAGATGGAATTTCTGGTGATGGAACGGTAG
- the thiD gene encoding bifunctional hydroxymethylpyrimidine kinase/phosphomethylpyrimidine kinase, with the protein MSKIIKTLTIAGSDSSGGAGIQADLKTFEEYGTYGFSALTTIVTMDPDNGWHHNVYPIEAAIVAEQLKTIFAGGPVDAMKTGMLGSVDIVLVAEKAIKDNHQTNVVIDPVMVCKGEDEVLNPESANAIRDLLLPLATVATPNLFEAGVLSGLGKLTTLEEMKEAARLIHKLGTQNVVVKGGKALGGDQAIDVFFDGSEYMVLETAKIEPAYNHGAGCTFAAAITGGLANGLSVHEAVAKAKDFVSAAIRSGYAFNQYVGPVFHGGYRLEK; encoded by the coding sequence TTGTCAAAAATCATTAAAACCCTAACAATAGCCGGAAGTGACTCCAGCGGAGGCGCAGGGATCCAGGCTGACTTAAAAACATTTGAGGAATACGGCACGTATGGATTCAGTGCATTAACCACTATCGTTACGATGGACCCGGATAACGGCTGGCACCATAACGTCTACCCGATTGAGGCGGCAATTGTTGCTGAACAGCTTAAGACTATATTCGCCGGCGGTCCGGTCGATGCAATGAAGACCGGCATGCTGGGCAGTGTGGACATCGTGCTTGTGGCAGAAAAAGCAATAAAAGACAATCACCAGACCAACGTAGTTATTGACCCTGTTATGGTTTGCAAAGGCGAAGATGAGGTATTAAACCCTGAGAGTGCAAATGCGATCCGTGATTTGCTCCTCCCGCTCGCAACGGTAGCTACTCCTAATTTATTTGAAGCCGGTGTTCTCTCCGGACTGGGCAAGCTGACTACACTGGAAGAAATGAAAGAGGCTGCACGTCTGATCCATAAGCTGGGTACCCAAAATGTTGTTGTCAAAGGAGGCAAGGCGCTGGGCGGCGACCAAGCGATTGATGTCTTCTTCGACGGTTCAGAATATATGGTGCTGGAAACCGCGAAGATTGAGCCGGCCTACAACCATGGCGCAGGCTGCACCTTCGCCGCCGCGATCACAGGCGGACTGGCGAACGGATTGTCAGTGCATGAAGCGGTGGCGAAAGCAAAAGACTTCGTTTCGGCAGCGATCCGCAGCGGATATGCCTTCAACCAGTATGTCGGGCCTGTATTCCACGGCGGCTACCGTCTGGAGAAATAG
- a CDS encoding IS1182 family transposase — MYIQYTMDQLCLPMDLEEDIPENHLVRVVNAAVNRLDDTIFDAAFPGGGRDSYHPKMLTKVIIYAYTQRIYSSRQIAKAVRENIPFMWLAGRQRPDFRTLNRFRSQRMKDVLEMVFTAVLQFLADEKYISFEHYFVDGTKIEANANRYTFVWGKAVSKHKAKLQEKVHALFADIEAAEKQEEQEHRGQDLSELGESAEIDSEKLEQMTQSLESQLLKKPKNKPLKKAVRRLRKDLFPRLLKYEQYQNLLGDRNSFSKTDPDATFMRMKEDHMRNGQLKPGYNVQIGTENQFILAYSLHQRPTDTRCLQPHLEKVRQILGRLPRAVIADAGYGSEENYAYLENEHVKAVVKYGSYHKEKSKAWKENIGKIENWTYDEAVDTWTCPAGQTLHFRKESKETLESGYEIRKRHYRSQSCVGCPLKERCTKAEGNREVVVSLERLRYQKQARAILQSEEGFTLAVRRMTEPESVFGQLKNNRGFRRFLLRGMEKVTLEVGWLSLAHNLLKQAANDQKRRAAILQ, encoded by the coding sequence TTGTACATTCAATATACCATGGACCAACTTTGCTTGCCAATGGATCTGGAAGAAGATATTCCCGAAAACCACCTCGTTCGTGTCGTTAACGCAGCCGTCAATCGGCTAGACGACACCATCTTTGACGCTGCCTTTCCCGGTGGCGGCCGTGACAGCTACCACCCTAAAATGCTCACCAAAGTCATTATCTATGCGTATACGCAGCGCATTTATTCCTCCCGGCAAATCGCCAAAGCGGTCCGAGAAAACATTCCCTTCATGTGGCTAGCGGGACGACAACGCCCGGATTTCCGCACGCTCAACCGCTTTCGTTCTCAGCGGATGAAGGACGTCCTAGAAATGGTATTTACCGCCGTGCTTCAGTTTCTGGCGGACGAGAAATACATCTCCTTCGAGCATTATTTTGTAGATGGCACAAAAATAGAGGCAAATGCGAATCGCTATACCTTCGTGTGGGGTAAAGCCGTTAGTAAGCATAAAGCCAAGCTGCAAGAAAAGGTACATGCATTGTTTGCCGACATTGAGGCTGCAGAGAAACAAGAAGAACAGGAACACCGCGGCCAGGATCTGAGCGAACTTGGCGAGTCCGCCGAGATCGACAGTGAGAAACTTGAACAAATGACCCAGTCGTTAGAGTCGCAACTGCTGAAGAAGCCCAAGAACAAGCCATTGAAAAAAGCGGTTCGGAGGCTCCGTAAGGATCTGTTTCCGAGACTGCTGAAATATGAGCAATACCAAAACCTGCTCGGGGACCGAAACAGCTTTAGTAAGACGGACCCGGATGCCACCTTCATGCGGATGAAGGAAGATCACATGCGAAACGGTCAACTCAAACCCGGCTACAATGTACAGATCGGCACCGAAAACCAGTTTATTTTGGCGTACAGTCTACACCAAAGACCGACGGATACGCGTTGTTTACAGCCGCACTTAGAAAAGGTGCGGCAGATCCTAGGGAGACTTCCGAGGGCGGTGATCGCGGATGCCGGCTACGGCAGTGAAGAAAATTATGCCTATTTGGAAAACGAACACGTGAAGGCCGTGGTCAAATACGGCAGCTACCACAAAGAAAAGAGCAAAGCGTGGAAAGAGAATATCGGAAAGATTGAGAACTGGACGTACGACGAAGCCGTGGATACATGGACATGCCCCGCCGGACAAACGCTGCATTTTCGCAAAGAAAGCAAGGAAACGTTAGAGAGTGGATATGAAATCCGAAAACGTCATTACCGTAGCCAGAGCTGCGTGGGCTGTCCACTGAAGGAAAGATGTACGAAAGCCGAAGGAAATCGGGAAGTGGTTGTCAGTCTGGAACGACTGCGGTACCAGAAACAAGCTCGGGCAATTTTACAAAGCGAGGAAGGCTTCACTTTGGCCGTACGTCGAATGACAGAACCAGAAAGTGTATTTGGACAACTAAAGAACAACCGGGGTTTCCGGCGGTTTCTGCTTCGCGGCATGGAAAAAGTGACGCTTGAAGTCGGATGGCTTTCCCTTGCCCACAATCTACTGAAGCAAGCTGCAAACGACCAAAAACGCAGAGCAGCGATCCTCCAATAA